A segment of the Streptomyces sp. L2 genome:
TACCCGCCCTGGCCGTCGCCGCCGCCACCCCGGCCTCCGCCGTGGCGGCCGTCAGTTGCACCTCTGCCAAAGCAGGCCTCGCGGCCAAGCTGCAGAAGGACATCACCGCCGCCATCGCCCATCGCTCCGGGACGATAGCCGTCGGGCTCTACGACCGGTCGACCAAGACCACCTGCACCCTGCAAGGCACCAGCTCCTTCGACTCGGCCAGCACCGTCAAGGTCACCGTCCTCGCCACGCTGCTGTGGGACGCCAAGAAGCACAACCGGTACCTGACGGACACCGAGGCCGACCTCGCCAAGGCGATGATCACCCAGTCGGACAACGACGCCACCAGCAAGCTCTGGAAGCAGCTGGGCATGACGAAGATCAAGGGCTTCCTCGCCGCCGCCGGCATGACGAAGACCGTGCCCGGCGCCGACGGCTACTGGGGGCTCACCCAGGAGAACGTCAACGACGAGCAGAAGCTGCTCAAGCTCGTCACCGCCAAGAACAGCGTGCTGAGCGACAACTCCCGCGCCTACATCCTGAAGTTGATGGGCCAGGTCGAGGCCGACCAGCGCTGGGGTACCCCGTACGGCGCCCCCTCCGGCGTCTCCGTGCACGTCAAGAACGGCTGGCTGCAGCGCTCCACGCACGGCTGGCGCGTACACAGCCTCGGCACGTTCACCGGCCACGGCCACGACTACATGATGAGCGTCCTCACCCACGGCAACAGCACCATGAGCTACGGCATCTCCACCATCCAGGGCATCGCCAAGGTCATCCACCGGGATCTCGCGGCCAGTTGAGCCCCACGGGTCAGGGTGCCGTCTACCCGGCGTCCACCCGCCCGATCTACGGTGGCGCCCATGCGCCTGAGAACCGTACTCGCCACCCTCACCGCCGGACTGGCGGCGGCCACCTGCCTGACCGCCGCCGGACCGGCCGCCGCATCCGACAATTCCCTTACAGGGCACTCCTGTTCCGCCGCCGTCCGCATCGACCGCTTCTCCGACGCGCTCGACAAGACGACGTACGACGGCACCTTCGTCGGCAACTTCTCCGCCCTCGCCGTGGACCAGGACGGCTCCCTCGCCGCCCTGGCCGACCGCTCCTCCCTCTTCAGCCTCGACCCGAGGACGCTGCGGCCCACCGCCGTCGTGCCGCTCGCCGACGAGCAGGGCGCGGCCCTCGACTCCGAGGGGCTCGCCATCGACCGGGACGGCACCCGGCTGATCACCTCCGAGACCGAGCCGTCCGTCCGCCGCTACTCACGCGACGGCACGATCCTCGACCGTCTCCCGGTGCCGTCCGACCTCCGGGTCGCCCCGGCCGGCCGCGCCACCGCCAACGAGACCTTCGAGGGGCTGACCCTCCTGCCCGGCGGGCACACCCTGCTCGCCTCCATGGAGGACGCGCTCGCCGGGGACAGCGACGGCATCGTCCGCTTCCAGACCTGGACCCGGCACCACGGCCACTTCCGGCTCGCCGCCCAGTACGCCTACCGCACCGACCCCGGCCTCGGCGTCCCCGAGGTGCAGGCCACCCCCGACGGCCGCCTCCTCGTCCTGGAACGCGGCTTCACCGCCGGCGTCGGCAACACCGTCCGCCTCTACCTGGCCGACCCCCGGCACGCCACCGACACCAGCGGCATCGAGAACCTGACCGGCCAGCCGGGCGTCCGTCTCGTCCACAAGCGGCTCCTCGCCGACATCGCCGACTGCCCCACCCTCGGCGCCACGGCGAAGCAGCCCCAGCCGAACCCCCTCCTCGACAACATCGAGGGCATGGCCGTCACGGGCCGTGACCGTACGGGCGGTCTCCGGGTCCTGCTGGTCAGCGACGACAACCAGAACCCGGCCCAGACCACACGGTTCTATAGCCTCCGGGTGCTGACAGCCCCGTAAGGGGCGCGGGGAACTGCGCGACCAGCCACAACAAACCCGCACCCGGAATACGGCCGAACCCGCGGAGCGTTGGCTCTTCCGGAAGACCAGGTCAAACGGAGGGCGCCAGCGTGACACCGCAACGGGGATGGGCGAGACGACTCGCGGGATACGCCTGGCGCTACCCCACGGACGTGATCCTCGCCCTCGGCTCCTCCCTCGCCGGCATGGCCGTCATGGCCGTGGTCCCGCTGCTCACCAAGGTGATCATCGACGACGTCATCGGCGCGCACACCCGTTCGATGGCTCCGTGGGCGGGCGCCCTGATCGGCGCCGCCGTCCTCGTCTACGCCGCCACCTACATACGCCGCTACTACGGCGGCCGGCTCGCCCTCGACGTGCAGCACGACCTGCGCACCGAGATGTACGGCACGATCACGCGGCTGGACGGGCGCCGGCAGGACGAGCTGTCCACGGGGCAGGTCGTCGGCCGCGCCACCAGTGACCTCCAGCTGATCCAGGGCCTGCTCTTCATGCTCCCGATGACCATCGGGAACCTGCTGCTCTTCCTGATATCCCTGGTGATCATGGCGTGGCTGTCCTGGCCGCTGACCCTGGTCGCCCTAGCCGTCGCCCCCGCGCTCGGCTACATAGCCAAGCGCAGCCGCAGCCGGCTGCACCCCGCGACCTGGTACGCGCAGGCGCAGGCCGCCGCCGTCGCCGGAGTGGTGGACGGCGCGGTCGGCGGGGTCCGGGTCGTGAAGGGCTTCGGCCAGGAGGAGCAGGAGACCGGGAAGCTCAGGGAGGTCGGCCGACGGCTCTTCGCGGGACGCCTGCGCACGATCCGGCTGAACAGCAAGTACACCCCGGCCCTCCAGGCCGTCCCCGCCCTCGGGCAGGTCGCCATGCTGGCGCTCGGCGGCTGGCTGGCCGTGCGCGGGCACATCACGCTCGGCACGTTCGTCGCGTTCTCCACCTACCTGGCCCAGCTGGTCGGCCCGGTCCGCATGCTCGCCATGGTCCTCACCGTCGGCCAGCAGGCCCGCGCCGGCACCGAGCGGGTCCTGGAGCTGATCGACACCGAGCCGACCATGGCCGACGGCACCCGGACCCTGCCGGCCGACGCGCCCGCGACCGTCGAGTTCGACTCCGTGTCCTTCGGCTACGACGACGAGCGGCCCGTGCTCGACGGGCTGAGCTTCGAGATACGGCAGGGCGAGACCCTGGCCGTCGTCGGCTCCTCCGGTTCCGGCAAGTCCACCGTCTCGCTGCTGCTCCCGCGCTTCTACGACGTCACCCACGGCGCGGTGCTGGTCGGCGGGCACGACGTCCGCGAGCTGACCTTGGAGTCCCTGCGCGCCGCGATCGGGCTGGTGCCCGAGGACTCCTTCCTCTTCTCCGACACCGTCCGCAGCAACATCGCCTACGGCCGCCCCGACGCCACCGACGAGCAGATCGAGGCCGCCGCCCGCGCCGCCCAGGCCGACCGGTTCATCCGCGAGCTGCCCGAGGGCTACGACACCAAGGTCGGCGAGCACGGCCTGACCCTCTCCGGCGGCCAGCGCCAGCGCGTCGCCCTCGCCCGCGCCATCCTCACCGACCCACGGCTGCTGGTCCTGGACGACGCCACCTCCGCCGTGGACGCCCGCGTGGAGCACGAGATCCACGAGGCGCTCAAGGAGGTGATGGAGGGCCGTACGACCCTCCTCATCGCGCACCGCCGCTCCACCCTGAACCTCGCCGACCGCATCGCCGTACTCGACGGCGGCCGGCTCGCCGACATCGGCACGCACGAGGAACTGCAGGAACGCTCGGCCCTCTACCGCCGGCTGCTCACCGACCCGGACGAGCTGGGCGGGGTCTCGCCCGGCCACACCCCGCCGGCCGAGCCGCGCGAGGACACCTCGGTGCGCGACGAGCTGGACGCCGAGTTCGACGCCGAACGCGGTCTCACTCCCCGGCTGTGGACCGGCGACCGGGCACCCAAGGACACCGCCCTCAGCGGCACCCCGGCCACGCCCGAGCTGCTGGCCCAGGTCGACGCCCTGCCGCCGGCCACCGACACCCCCGACGTCGACGAGACCGAGGCGGTCCGGCCCGAGGAGTCGTACGGCCTGCGCCGGCTGCTGCGCGGCTTCGGCCGGCCCCTGCTGCTCAGCCTGCTGCTGGTCGCCGTGGACGCGGGCGCCGGCCTGCTGCTGCCGGTGCTCATCCGGCACGGCATCGACCAGGGCGTCAGCAAGCTCGCCCTCGGCGCGGTCTGGACGGCGTCCCTGCTCGGACTGGTCACGGTGCTCGTGCAGTGGACGGCTCAGGTCGGCGAGACCCGGATGACCGGCCGGACCGGCGAGCGGGTGCTGTACGCGCTCCGCCTGAAGATCTTCGCCCAGTTCCAGCGGCTCGGCCTGGACTACTACGAGCGCGAGCTGACCGGCCGCATCATGACCCGGATGACCACGGACGTCGACGCGCTGTCCACGTTCCTGCAGACCGGCCTGGTCACCGCGTTCGTCGCGGTCGTCACCTTCTTCGGGATCATGGTCGCGCTCCTGGTCCTCGACGTGCAGCTCGCGCTCGTCGTCTTCGCCACCCTGCCCCCGCTGGTCGTCGGCACCTTCTTCTTCCGCCGGGCCAGCGTCAAAGCGTACGAACTCGCCCGTGAGCGGGTGTCCGTGGTCAACGCCGACCTCCAGGAGTCAGTGTCCGGGCTGCGGATCGTGCAGGCGTTCGGGCGCGAGGCGGACGGCGGCCGGCGGTTCGCGGAGCGCAGCGACAGCTACCGCGCGGCCCGCATCCGGGGCCAGTGGCTGATCTCGGTGTACTTCCCGTTCGTGCAGCTGCTGTCGTCGGTCGCGGCGGCCGCGGTCCTCG
Coding sequences within it:
- a CDS encoding serine hydrolase, encoding MLAATVGTAALIPALAVAAATPASAVAAVSCTSAKAGLAAKLQKDITAAIAHRSGTIAVGLYDRSTKTTCTLQGTSSFDSASTVKVTVLATLLWDAKKHNRYLTDTEADLAKAMITQSDNDATSKLWKQLGMTKIKGFLAAAGMTKTVPGADGYWGLTQENVNDEQKLLKLVTAKNSVLSDNSRAYILKLMGQVEADQRWGTPYGAPSGVSVHVKNGWLQRSTHGWRVHSLGTFTGHGHDYMMSVLTHGNSTMSYGISTIQGIAKVIHRDLAAS
- a CDS encoding esterase-like activity of phytase family protein, which produces MRLRTVLATLTAGLAAATCLTAAGPAAASDNSLTGHSCSAAVRIDRFSDALDKTTYDGTFVGNFSALAVDQDGSLAALADRSSLFSLDPRTLRPTAVVPLADEQGAALDSEGLAIDRDGTRLITSETEPSVRRYSRDGTILDRLPVPSDLRVAPAGRATANETFEGLTLLPGGHTLLASMEDALAGDSDGIVRFQTWTRHHGHFRLAAQYAYRTDPGLGVPEVQATPDGRLLVLERGFTAGVGNTVRLYLADPRHATDTSGIENLTGQPGVRLVHKRLLADIADCPTLGATAKQPQPNPLLDNIEGMAVTGRDRTGGLRVLLVSDDNQNPAQTTRFYSLRVLTAP
- a CDS encoding ABC transporter ATP-binding protein, whose product is MTPQRGWARRLAGYAWRYPTDVILALGSSLAGMAVMAVVPLLTKVIIDDVIGAHTRSMAPWAGALIGAAVLVYAATYIRRYYGGRLALDVQHDLRTEMYGTITRLDGRRQDELSTGQVVGRATSDLQLIQGLLFMLPMTIGNLLLFLISLVIMAWLSWPLTLVALAVAPALGYIAKRSRSRLHPATWYAQAQAAAVAGVVDGAVGGVRVVKGFGQEEQETGKLREVGRRLFAGRLRTIRLNSKYTPALQAVPALGQVAMLALGGWLAVRGHITLGTFVAFSTYLAQLVGPVRMLAMVLTVGQQARAGTERVLELIDTEPTMADGTRTLPADAPATVEFDSVSFGYDDERPVLDGLSFEIRQGETLAVVGSSGSGKSTVSLLLPRFYDVTHGAVLVGGHDVRELTLESLRAAIGLVPEDSFLFSDTVRSNIAYGRPDATDEQIEAAARAAQADRFIRELPEGYDTKVGEHGLTLSGGQRQRVALARAILTDPRLLVLDDATSAVDARVEHEIHEALKEVMEGRTTLLIAHRRSTLNLADRIAVLDGGRLADIGTHEELQERSALYRRLLTDPDELGGVSPGHTPPAEPREDTSVRDELDAEFDAERGLTPRLWTGDRAPKDTALSGTPATPELLAQVDALPPATDTPDVDETEAVRPEESYGLRRLLRGFGRPLLLSLLLVAVDAGAGLLLPVLIRHGIDQGVSKLALGAVWTASLLGLVTVLVQWTAQVGETRMTGRTGERVLYALRLKIFAQFQRLGLDYYERELTGRIMTRMTTDVDALSTFLQTGLVTAFVAVVTFFGIMVALLVLDVQLALVVFATLPPLVVGTFFFRRASVKAYELARERVSVVNADLQESVSGLRIVQAFGREADGGRRFAERSDSYRAARIRGQWLISVYFPFVQLLSSVAAAAVLVAGAHRIEAATLTTGALVAYLLYIDLFFAPVQQLSQVFDGYQQATVSLGRIQELLREPTSTKAAEQPRDVRSLSGNIAFEDVHFAYGDDENALTGIDLTIPAGQTVAFVGETGAGKSTLVKLVARFYDPTAGRVTVDGTDLRTLDLTAYRHRLGVVPQEAYLFPGTVRDAIAYGRPDATDAEVEAAARAVGAHEMIATLDGGYLHEVAERGRNLSAGQRQLIALARAELVDPDVLLLDEATAALDLATEAQVNQATDRLAGRRTTLVVAHRLTTAARADRVVVMDHGRVAEDGTHEELLARGGRYAELWRTFVGEAEPEEPVGVTR